The following are encoded in a window of Persicobacter psychrovividus genomic DNA:
- a CDS encoding GH92 family glycosyl hydrolase — MLKHLFFSVAVLLAWSSSLMAQSYADYVNPFIGTSNYGATYPGAIAPRPMATVSPFNAAGKQNKFDKDSQWNSMAYWHENTFLTGFSHVNLSGVGCPDLGVILTMPTTGKPSPDWKSYGSTYSQEQASAGYYAVHLDKYNVEVEATASRRVGISKYHFPAGESNVLLNLGLGLTNEQGAMLKVVSDHEIEGMVTVGSFCYNNPKAVYPVYFVMELSKPADDFGIWKEARPNEGVEAQWMKGYNGQLRMIDNYRNHVVGDSIGAYMHYSNAHPMTVEVKVAVSYVSIANARENLRAETAGKDFDQVLAATKQDWNDALGVVEVKGGSEDDKTMFYTALYHTLIHPNIQSDVNGDYNLAGHQGFGNSQEHERYSVFSLWDTYRSLHPLMSLLYPHQQSQMVKTMLDIYDESGWLPKWELNSTETYTMVGDPAMAVIGDTYLRGIHDFDTKKAMEAMKKHFSTIEDNPVRPGNKAYQQLGYIPVESEKSDLFDGGDEQEARVWGSVSTSLEYNIADYAFGQFAKAIGEEEWSKKALAYTASFKDFYDPSTKVLRPKMANGEFMSPFNPKDGENFTHAIGYVEGSAYHYAFMVPHAIPELIATMGGEKQYLQALDQLFAEGHYEPDNEPDMAYPFLYNYVKGQEWKTQRQVRKMINESFSNTPAGLPGNDDTGTMSSLLAFSMMGIYPESAGSTKYLITTPRFEEVVIHLDKDYYHGDKIVIKAPKATDRPYIKSLTVNGKKQSSLFIDHQTLTEGAEINFKLSKTPQPAL; from the coding sequence ATGTTGAAACACTTATTTTTTTCTGTGGCGGTACTGCTCGCATGGAGCAGCTCATTAATGGCGCAATCCTATGCGGATTATGTCAATCCCTTCATTGGGACTTCAAACTATGGAGCCACCTACCCTGGGGCAATTGCCCCTCGCCCAATGGCTACCGTTTCGCCGTTCAACGCAGCAGGAAAGCAAAACAAATTTGATAAAGACAGCCAGTGGAATTCTATGGCTTACTGGCATGAAAATACTTTCCTTACAGGCTTCAGCCATGTTAACCTGAGTGGTGTAGGCTGCCCCGATCTTGGGGTAATTTTAACGATGCCCACCACAGGAAAACCCAGCCCCGACTGGAAGTCTTACGGGTCTACCTATTCCCAGGAGCAGGCTTCTGCCGGATACTATGCCGTGCATCTCGACAAATATAATGTGGAGGTCGAAGCCACCGCATCCAGAAGGGTCGGCATAAGCAAATATCATTTCCCTGCAGGAGAATCAAATGTATTATTGAACCTCGGCCTTGGGCTCACCAACGAGCAGGGCGCCATGCTGAAAGTGGTTTCTGACCACGAAATTGAGGGCATGGTGACGGTTGGATCTTTCTGCTACAATAATCCCAAAGCCGTTTACCCTGTTTATTTTGTAATGGAGCTTTCGAAGCCTGCCGACGATTTTGGCATTTGGAAAGAGGCACGCCCAAATGAAGGGGTTGAAGCGCAATGGATGAAAGGCTATAACGGGCAATTAAGAATGATTGATAATTATCGAAATCATGTTGTCGGCGATTCTATTGGTGCCTATATGCATTACTCCAATGCCCATCCCATGACCGTCGAAGTGAAAGTGGCCGTATCTTATGTGAGCATCGCGAATGCCCGTGAAAACCTTCGTGCAGAAACTGCTGGAAAAGATTTCGATCAGGTACTGGCTGCCACCAAGCAGGACTGGAACGACGCCCTTGGAGTGGTGGAAGTGAAGGGAGGAAGTGAAGATGATAAAACCATGTTCTACACCGCACTGTACCATACGCTAATTCACCCCAATATCCAATCCGACGTTAACGGTGACTACAATCTTGCAGGTCATCAGGGGTTTGGCAACTCGCAGGAACATGAGCGCTATTCTGTATTTTCGCTCTGGGACACCTACCGAAGCCTCCATCCTTTAATGTCCCTACTCTACCCACATCAGCAATCGCAAATGGTAAAAACCATGCTTGATATTTATGATGAAAGTGGCTGGTTGCCCAAATGGGAACTCAACTCAACAGAAACCTATACGATGGTCGGTGACCCTGCCATGGCGGTCATTGGAGATACCTACCTCAGAGGGATTCATGACTTCGATACAAAAAAAGCGATGGAAGCCATGAAAAAACACTTCTCGACCATCGAAGACAACCCTGTTCGCCCCGGCAACAAAGCCTATCAGCAACTGGGATATATTCCTGTGGAGTCGGAAAAAAGTGATTTGTTTGACGGCGGAGATGAGCAGGAAGCAAGAGTTTGGGGGAGTGTGTCCACTTCCCTCGAATACAATATTGCAGATTATGCTTTTGGTCAATTTGCCAAAGCCATTGGAGAGGAGGAATGGAGCAAAAAAGCCCTCGCTTATACAGCCTCATTCAAAGATTTCTATGATCCCTCGACGAAAGTTTTACGCCCTAAAATGGCGAATGGTGAGTTTATGTCACCTTTCAATCCTAAAGATGGAGAGAATTTCACACACGCTATCGGCTATGTGGAAGGTTCCGCCTACCACTATGCCTTTATGGTTCCGCATGCAATTCCTGAGCTTATCGCAACGATGGGTGGAGAAAAACAATACCTCCAAGCCCTTGACCAGTTATTTGCTGAAGGGCATTACGAGCCAGATAATGAACCCGATATGGCGTACCCTTTCCTCTACAATTATGTGAAAGGTCAGGAATGGAAAACACAACGACAGGTACGCAAGATGATCAATGAATCGTTCTCCAACACCCCAGCCGGACTGCCAGGAAACGACGATACTGGTACCATGTCGTCCCTGCTCGCATTCTCGATGATGGGTATTTACCCAGAGTCTGCCGGAAGCACCAAATACCTGATCACCACACCGCGATTTGAAGAAGTAGTTATCCACCTCGACAAAGATTATTACCATGGCGACAAAATTGTCATTAAAGCACCCAAAGCCACCGATCGCCCCTATATTAAAAGCCTGACCGTGAACGGAAAAAAACAATCTTCGCTTTTTATAGATCACCAAACCCTGACCGAAGGTGCTGAAATAAACTTTAAACTGTCAAAGACCCCACAGCCCGCCCTATAA